TATTGTGAACTTACCTTGAACTTTTTATTGCATCAGCTTCTTAATCAGAGGTTACTGTACAGGGTAAACACTTTCAAGAAAATGACCAACTAttataaaaagggcagcccggtgcacttaagctcccgctatgcgcagggttgaTAAATATACAAGCCTTGTCTAAATAAACAGTTGAAGAATCCAAACACGGTGCTAAggaataaattattctttaaaataCAATGCAATTGGTGTAAATCACGCTCTCTAACTTGACCCTTGAATTGCTTACACGTTTGAGTCTTGTGAATTTCCTGTATATTAGCTCACTCTCCTGGGTATGGAGCCTGCGCACTTATGGCTTACAATTCAGCCTGTACACTAATTTAGGCCTAAGCCCAAGCTGATAATTTTAGCTGCTTCTCTGGGAAGTCCTTGAACTGGGTCTCGTGTGATGCATTTTAGACATTTAGCAGTATGGGCTCAGGTGTCATCtgtattttgatagttttcCTGAACTCTAAATTATGTCAGCGAAAGGTTGATTGAGATTTTGATATTTCATCTCTTAAGTCCTTCAAACTTGAATACAGTATCACCTTCTTGTATATTGTGATTCATAAAGCCATTTTCTTGCAGGCTGGCAAGAAACGAGAAGACAATGTATGTGTTAATGTGGCCGTAGGGGATGATCCAACAGATGAGAAAACTAGAAAAAGAAATATCGCTTGTAATGGAGAAAACCCAATGATGGATCCTTATGGGGTCCCCTGCATGGTGGAGatatttcatttcctatgtTCTCTTCTGAATGTGATGGAGTCCATTGAAATTGGTTCAAGATCCAACCCTATTGCGTATGAAGAAGATGTCCCATTATTTGCACTGGGTTTAATTAATTCAGCCATAGAACTAGGTGGTGCTTCTTTTGGAAATCATCCCAAGTTATTGGCTCTGATACAGGAGGAATTGTTCCACAATCTGATGCGTTTTGGCTTGTCAATGAGTCCTTTAATTCTTTCGACAGTTTgtagcattgttttaaatttgtATCATCATCTGCGTTTTAAGTTAAAGCTACAGCTTGAAGCCTTTTTCTCTGGTGTTTTACTGAAGATTGCCCAGAGCAAGCATGGAGCATCTTATCAACTTCAGGAGGTTGCCATGGAAACGCTTGTTGACTTCTGTAGACAGCATATGTTCGTGGCAGAAATGTATGCAAATTATGATTGTGACATATCCTGCAGgaatatttttgaagaacttgccAACCTGTTATCAAAAAGCACTTTTCCAGTTAACAGCCCACTTTCAGCTTTAAATACTCTCGCCTTGGAAGGTCTAATTGCCATGATTCAGGGTATGGCTGAGAGAGTAGGCCAGGATTCATTAGTTTCAGAAGAAGGTTCATTTAATCTTGATGAATATAGACCATTTTGGGTAGAAATATGCAACGACTATAATGATCCTGATCATTGGGTTCCTTTTGTCCATAAGATGaagcaaataaagaaaaagttgTTGGTTGGAGTTGATCACTTTAACCGTGATCCAAAGAAGGGTATGGAATATCTCCAAGCAGTGCATCTGTTACCTGATAAACTTGACCCAAAAAGTGTAGCATGTTTCTTTAGATTTACAAATGGCTTGGATAAGAATCTTGTTGGGGATTTCTTGGGAAGTCATGAAGAATTCTATATTCAAGTGCTTCATGAATTTTCAAGGACATTTGATTTTCAGGATATGAACCTAGACACTGCCTTGCGAATCTTTTTGGAGACGTTCAGATTGCCTGGAGAATCACAGAAAATACACAGGGTGCTTGAAGCGTTCTCTGAACGATATTATGAGCAGTCACCAGATGTTCTGGTTAACAAAGATGCTGCACTCGTGTTATCATATTCACTTATCATGCTGAACACGGATCAACACAATACACAGGTCAAGAAGAAGATGACGGAGGAAGATTTCATCCGCAACAACCGGAGAATAAACGGAGGAAATGACCTCCCTCGAGAATTTTTATCTGAGCTTTATCACTCCATCTGTGAGAATGAGATCCGGATTTCCTCAGATCGAGGTGCTGACACCCCATTGCTGGCACCAAGTCATTGGATTGGTCTAGTCCACAAATCAAGGCAAACTTCCCCGTTTATTGTCTGTGATCATGGACCTTATCTTGATTATGATATGTTTTCTATGCTCGCTGGTCAGACAATTGCTTCCATCTCAGTGGTTTTAGATCATGTGGAGCAGGAAGATGTCTGGCAAACATGCATTGATGGATTTCTTGCTATTGCCAAAATTTCAGCCTCCTACAGCTTTGATGATGTATTGGATGATTTAGTAGTATCTATTTGCAAGttctcaactcttttgcttCCATCATATACTGATGAATTTATTGTTACATTTGCTCAAGATAATAAAGCTAGATTGGCCACTTTAGCTGTCTTCACAATAGCAAACAAGTATGGAGACCATATTCGTTCTGGTTGGAAAAACATCCTGGACTGCATTTTGAGCTTGCATAACTTTGGGCTTCTTCCTACTCGTCTTTTTAGTGATGCTGCTGATGATGTGGAGTCTACTTCTGATGCCGACAAAACCAAACCTGCTGCAGTTTCCCCAGCAGCACCTCATGTGCCTTCATTGGCTCCATCAAGGAAGTCATCTGGCTTAATGGGCCGATTTAGTCAACTGTTATATCTTGATGCAGAAGAACCTGCACCTCAGCCAAATGAAAAGCAGATTGCCGCCCGTCAGCAAACTCTTCAGACTATTCAGAATTGTCACATTGATAGCATCTTTGCTGAGAGTAAGTTTTTGCAGGCAGAGTCCCTTTCACAGCTTGTCCGCGCCCTTGTGATGGCTGCGGGCCGTCCTCACAAGGGAAACATCTCTCTAGAAGATGAAGAGACTGCAGTATTCTGTCTAGAGTTGCTGATTGCAATCACGATAAACAACCGGGATAGGATAATGCTTCTTTGGCAGGTTGTTTATGAGCACATAGCAAGTGTTGTCCAATCAACAACAATGCCTTGTACTTTGGTGGAGAAGGCTGTTTTTGGTCTGCTTCGCATATGCCAAAGGTTGCTTCCTTACAAGGAAAACCTCACAGATGAGCTCCTCAAGGCACTGCAACTCATCTTAAAGCTCGATGCAAGGGTCGCCGATGCTTTTCTTGAACAGATAACCCAGGAGGTGATGCACCTTGTCAAAGCAAACGCTATGCAGATACGATCTCATATGGGCTGGCGGACAATTATATCTCTGCTTTCTATTACAGCTCGGCATCCAGAAGCTTCTGAAGCAGGATTTGAAACGCTATCATTCATCATGGCTGATGGGGCCCACCTATTGCCTGCTAATTACATCATTTGTTTAAATGCAGCCAGCCACTTTGCTGACTCCCGCATTGGAAATGTTGATCAAGCTGTGAGATCCTTAGACCTGATGGCTGGGTCACTTGTTTGTCTTGTTAGATGGTCTCACAAGACAAAGGATACTCTTGGGGAAGAGGCTGCTATAAAAATGTCTCAGGATATAACTGAGATGTGGTTGAGGCTGGTACAGGGACTCAGAAAGTTTTGTTTGGATTGGAGAGAAGAGGTGAGAGGTCACGCCATCTTGATGTTGCAGAGGTGCTTGACAGGAGTTGAGGGGATTCACATTTCAACTGATCTGTGGTTGCAGAGTTTTGATCAGATAATTTTTACAATGCTGGATGAATTGCTGGAACTTGCACCACAAGGTTCCTTGAAGGATTACAGGAGCATAGAAGGAGCAGTTTTTCTGTCTCTGAAGCTCATGTTCAAAGTGTTTCTACAATCACTGCAGCATCTTTCACAGTTGCCATCCTTCTGCAAACTATGGTTAAGGTTATTGGATCATACTGAAAGATGCATGAAGATGAAATTTAAAGGTAGACGGAGTGAGAAGGTTCCCGAACTTGTTCCTGAACTCCTAAAGAACACTCTACTTGTCATGAAAACTAGTGGAATTCTGATACCAAGTGATCCTGTAGGAGGGGACAGTTTCTGGCAGCTAACGTGGTTGCATGTGCACAAAATATGTCCATCCCTTCAATCAGAAGTTTTCCCTTCTAGTGAATTGGAGCAGTTGCAAAAGCAGCACATCCAAGCTGGGTGTAGCCCTCTCTCAGAGGGAAGTGTTCTAGTTTCACCTAGTTAATACACATACTGAGGATTCATGCTGTTGACAACGCTTTCATTTGGTGAAACTGACACTCTATCCATTTTTTGCGTGGTGAGAAGATACATTGTGCAGCTGAGAATGTGTCAGGCGTTAGGCGAAATACGTTTGTTGAAGCACAAGCTGCAACCTGCTGGAGCAAAGATGGTTTCTGGTTTACAAGTTGTGATACCTCCATTCTGAATGCTATATGGTGCTTTACTGTTAAAAGAGCCTTGTTGGCTATCGAGGGAAAATTAGGGAGAGGGTTTGCCTCAGTGCAATTTTGTGCTTGTGTAGCGGTTACTGCACTTTAAGTTTGATAACTTAGTTGTTACCATTTTGGCTGTACAATACTGGCTTTACTACAACATAGTGATTGATATATGATAGTATGAAAGGCTACGTTCAGATCGATACATACGGTTTCTTAGAAATTATACGTTCCAATTATAAGATATAGATTGCTCTTATACTGTTTGCAAGACCATACTGAAAACATGGACATAAAATACAGCAGATACAAAGTAATATCAAGACTAGTCTAATTGAGACACTATGAACGATATGTTCCCAAAGATTGGATCTTCTCTCATCTTTTGTTAATATAGTATGagacttaaagaaaatatttggtGCTAGTTTTGTGGTGTTCTTTTACCGTCTATTTACTGGACTGGCAAGGATTTACACACTATGCATGTGAATTTTGGCAAATTACGATCTCATTTTTGTTTGTTCGTTCAAAAGTAATCAATCAATCCGGTTAAATAAGCAATTGAGATTTGAGAAGCAAATTTTTGGTACTATAACGGATTCCTAATTCCTTTCAACACTCTCTTTTGCTCCTTAATGGAGTAAGTTCATAGAGTGACCCACAGGCTACAATACATTATGGCTTTATCATCTATCGAGCACATCTAAGCAAAAATGGAAGTGTATGGATTGCAAATAGATTTACATCCTATCTGAACTGAGATATTTCAGTCTGGACACCACAAAatgttaaaaagaaaaatggtaGAAGACTCAAATACACAGAGCACCAAAATTGGCAAGTTTGAAGTGACAATTATATTTGATATGCCATCTCACTGACGATGACGACAAGGGGAATTTAACCTCAGCAAGCTGCATCACCCATATTTAAAGCCCCAAATGCTGAAAACTTGGATTTTGTCGAGTACTCGTCTTTGTAGATGTTTTACTCATGCGGCATCAAAAAGCACGGCAACAGCTCAACCTGACTGAGCAATCTGAGTTCTCATTACTTTCAATACAGCCTTCAACATCTCCAAAAACTGCTCAATAGTTTCGATTTGAGCATCAACGGCATCAAAAGTACTTGTGCAGCCCTGGTTGTACATGCATTATACCACAAGTTTCATGTAGAGTGATTAGAAGTTGATGTCGGTTTATAAATTCAATTTAACATTATATAAGTTAAAATACTAACATCTATGGCCTCTTCAAGAGCCTTCTTCCTTGCCCTGGTATTTGCAATTTCAAGAGCTCTGCTTCTTGCCAAAAGAATCTGCAGGTCAACATTATTGTCATCCTAAAtcaatgaaaaaattaaatggaTGACTGGTGTTAATGTCGTCAACAAGTAGAATTTAATATCAATACCATCTTTCCACGGAACATGTCCCTCTTGAGAATCAGATAAGAAACATTCAATATCTCTGCATTCTGCAATACTGGCATTTTTAGCAATAATCCAAGCAGAAATGCAACCATGTAAAAGAGAAGTAACCTGAAGCTACTAAAGGCATTGCACAATGCTGATAGAACTTGCTGATACACCCAAAACAGGAATTCTATACCTTTCTTATTGCGTTGAAAGCAGTTGGATTTCCTGTCGGTAAGCACCTACATAACATCCCAGCAGGTTGCCAGAATGATTCATGAATACCAGAAATCTTAACCTGATCAAATGCCACGGCTTTTAAGATGTCAGAATCATCAGCAAGTTCCTTGAACAGTCTGCAGCTGTGACGAGGAAATCGGGATCAGAAGCACATAATCTGCAAGATTACCACAAGAGAAATGCAGACACCTTTTACTAGACCCCTTTTGATGTTGTAAAAGGGAGAATCGTAAACACTCATAGGACATGTGTTGGGTCATACTAGGCGGAAATTAATAGACATAGGTAATACGTCAGCTTTGACAGGAACTCAATTTCAAAGTTAATCACAGAAAGACTAGTTAAATCACATCAAAAGAATAGGAAAGGACATAGAAGTCAAGGTAAATAACGTCAACAGTCATCTAGAATTAAGAAACCTATGGAGACAAGAGAGAGGTTTCGGGAATGATACTTACACTGATAAAGTTCGGGCAAGATTTCTAGCTCCATCAGGTGACACAGCAACCTGATACATTACGTGTTTCAACACATCAAAGTTCAAATCTGTTATTTTAGATTGCCTCTTCCGCTTCATAATTGCTGAAATAAATTCAAGAGAGTCAGTGAGGCTTCATCGGAAAAAAATGCTAAATATGTACATATAGTTAAAGACAGCAGAAAAGATAGAGATTATTTCGTAAAGTGACTACCCTAGATAGAAATCAGCGTGCAACTCAGATGGTTAAGTGTATCAATTGTCTGCGAAAGGGATGTGAGTTCGAATCCAGATAGCCTGATTTTTTTATACATTTTAGGAGCTTTAAGTTGTTTAGtgatattttctctttattcttcctttgttttttcttttcttcttttgccttttattctttttcttcttttggtgttgtatatataaaaatatttaac
The sequence above is a segment of the Solanum dulcamara chromosome 11, daSolDulc1.2, whole genome shotgun sequence genome. Coding sequences within it:
- the LOC129872182 gene encoding ARF guanine-nucleotide exchange factor GNOM-like; translation: MMGCLNQQSGVNTPISEPKGHNIKPSRGALECMVNSEIGAVLAVMRRNVRWGFRYDAEDDQLEYSLIQSFKELRKNIFSWRHEWNNVDPLLYLKPFLDVIQSDETGAPITGVALSSVYKFLTLGIIESADMNVDKALHQIVDAVTSCRFEVTDPASEEVVLMKILQVLLACMKSNASKNLTNHHVCNIVNTCFRLVHQASAKSELLQRIARHTMHELVRCIFVHLPDIESRVCADPEAGKKREDNVCVNVAVGDDPTDEKTRKRNIACNGENPMMDPYGVPCMVEIFHFLCSLLNVMESIEIGSRSNPIAYEEDVPLFALGLINSAIELGGASFGNHPKLLALIQEELFHNLMRFGLSMSPLILSTVCSIVLNLYHHLRFKLKLQLEAFFSGVLLKIAQSKHGASYQLQEVAMETLVDFCRQHMFVAEMYANYDCDISCRNIFEELANLLSKSTFPVNSPLSALNTLALEGLIAMIQGMAERVGQDSLVSEEGSFNLDEYRPFWVEICNDYNDPDHWVPFVHKMKQIKKKLLVGVDHFNRDPKKGMEYLQAVHLLPDKLDPKSVACFFRFTNGLDKNLVGDFLGSHEEFYIQVLHEFSRTFDFQDMNLDTALRIFLETFRLPGESQKIHRVLEAFSERYYEQSPDVLVNKDAALVLSYSLIMLNTDQHNTQVKKKMTEEDFIRNNRRINGGNDLPREFLSELYHSICENEIRISSDRGADTPLLAPSHWIGLVHKSRQTSPFIVCDHGPYLDYDMFSMLAGQTIASISVVLDHVEQEDVWQTCIDGFLAIAKISASYSFDDVLDDLVVSICKFSTLLLPSYTDEFIVTFAQDNKARLATLAVFTIANKYGDHIRSGWKNILDCILSLHNFGLLPTRLFSDAADDVESTSDADKTKPAAVSPAAPHVPSLAPSRKSSGLMGRFSQLLYLDAEEPAPQPNEKQIAARQQTLQTIQNCHIDSIFAESKFLQAESLSQLVRALVMAAGRPHKGNISLEDEETAVFCLELLIAITINNRDRIMLLWQVVYEHIASVVQSTTMPCTLVEKAVFGLLRICQRLLPYKENLTDELLKALQLILKLDARVADAFLEQITQEVMHLVKANAMQIRSHMGWRTIISLLSITARHPEASEAGFETLSFIMADGAHLLPANYIICLNAASHFADSRIGNVDQAVRSLDLMAGSLVCLVRWSHKTKDTLGEEAAIKMSQDITEMWLRLVQGLRKFCLDWREEVRGHAILMLQRCLTGVEGIHISTDLWLQSFDQIIFTMLDELLELAPQGSLKDYRSIEGAVFLSLKLMFKVFLQSLQHLSQLPSFCKLWLRLLDHTERCMKMKFKGRRSEKVPELVPELLKNTLLVMKTSGILIPSDPVGGDSFWQLTWLHVHKICPSLQSEVFPSSELEQLQKQHIQAGCSPLSEGSVLVSPS
- the LOC129875087 gene encoding uncharacterized protein LOC129875087 isoform X1; its protein translation is MKRKRQSKITDLNFDVLKHVMYQVAVSPDGARNLARTLSVCRLFKELADDSDILKAVAFDQVKISGIHESFWQPAGMLCRCLPTGNPTAFNAIRKNAEILNVSYLILKRDMFRGKMDDNNVDLQILLARSRALEIANTRARKKALEEAIDGCTSTFDAVDAQIETIEQFLEMLKAVLKVMRTQIAQSG
- the LOC129875087 gene encoding uncharacterized protein LOC129875087 isoform X2, yielding MKRKRQSKITDLNFDVLKHVMYQVAVSPDGARNLARTLSVCRLFKELADDSDILKAVAFDQVKISGIHESFWQPAGMLCRCLPTGNPTAFNAIRKNAEILNVSYLILKRDMFRGKMILLARSRALEIANTRARKKALEEAIDGCTSTFDAVDAQIETIEQFLEMLKAVLKVMRTQIAQSG